In the Pithys albifrons albifrons isolate INPA30051 chromosome 3, PitAlb_v1, whole genome shotgun sequence genome, one interval contains:
- the LRTM2 gene encoding leucine-rich repeat and transmembrane domain-containing protein 2, which yields MLPTTAGHWWRSRFLMRWQEACLLGCWLSLCAAESFFACPSSCKCNSGNLEVDCSGLGLSSIPSDIPTNTRTFLFLNNKLSILPGAVFSNLSALQRLDLSNNFLDQLPQNIFSDLGNLTELQLRNNSIRALDKDLLQHTALLRQLDLSINGLAQIPSGIFDDLPALRSLSLRSNRLQSLDRVTFEPLTSLQLLQVGDNPWECDCNLRDFKHWMEWFSYRGGKIDQLACTLPKELKGKDMRMVPMEMFNYCSQLDDENSSTVLDNTGPPCTKGSPTPSKSKSGPEPEVEPSVGCPQKQRYRPVSVRRAIGTVIIAGVVCGIVCIMMVVAAAYGCIYASLMAKYHRELKKRQPLMGDTEGEHEEQKQISSVA from the exons ATGCTGCCTACAACTGCTGGCCACTGGTGGAGGAGCAGGTTCCTCATGAGGTGGCAAGAGGCTTGTC TGCTTGGCTGTTGGCTGTCGCTATGTGCTGCTGAGTCCTTCTTTGCTTGTCCTTCCTCCTGCAAGTGTAACAGTGGCAACCTGGAAGTGGACTGTAGTGGCTTGGGCCTCTCTTCCATTCCCTCGGACATCCCCACAAACACCAGGACCTTCCTCTTTCTCAACAACAAACTCAGCATCCTGCCAGGAGCAGTGTTttccaacctctctgctctACAGAGGCTGGATCTATCCAACAACTTCTTGGACCAGCTCCCTCAGAACATCTTCAGTGACCTGGGGAACCTCACGGAGCTCCAACTGAGGAACAACAGCATCCGGGCCTTGGACAAGGACCTGCTCCAACACACGGCTCTGCTGCGTCAGCTGGACCTCTCCATCAACGGCTTGGCCCAGATACCCTCAGGCATCTTCGACGACCTGCCTGCTCTCCGCTCCCTCTCTCTCAGGTCCAATCGCCTGCAGAGCCTGGACAGGGTGACCTTCGAACCACTAACcagcctgcagctgctccaagtTGGGGATAACCCCTGGGAGTGTGACTGCAACCTCCGAGACTTCAAGCACTGGATGGAGTGGTTCTCCTACCGAG GTGGGAAAATTGACCAGCTGGCATGTACCCTGCCCAAGGAGCTGAAAGGGAAGGATATGCGAATGGTACCCATGGAGATGTTTAACTATTGCTCCCAGCTGGATGATGAGAACAGCTCTACAGTCCTGGACAATACTGGCCCACCCTGCACTAAAGGAAGCCCAACTCCTTCCAAATCTAAATCAGGCCCAGAACCAGAAGTGGAGCCCAGTGTGGGATGCCCTCAGAAACAGCGATATAGACCCGTGAGCGTGCGCCGGGCTATTGGCACTGTGATCATTGCAGGGGTGGTTTGTGGCATTGTTTGCATCATGATGGTGGTGGCAGCTGCTTATGGCTGCATCTATGCCTCCCTTATGGCCAAGTACCACCGGGAGCTGAAGAAGAGGCAGCCACTCATGGGTGACACAGAAGGTGAACatgaagaacaaaaacaaatctCTTCTGTGGCGTGA